One genomic window of Halogeometricum sp. S3BR5-2 includes the following:
- a CDS encoding DoxX family protein, whose translation MSTRHMMDAEIFGRDVSFDYSEGWVAYSILTLRLAMGWVLFQGGIVKILDPSWTAAGFLLNGIPEGNPFGGFWATLANQYIGVIDPLNAWGLTLTGLALMLGVAVRWSAFWGAVMMLFYWAASLTGGLMQGLPVAHGWVVDDHLVYALLLFGLGAWGAGRILGVDAFLERTALVEENRWLRYLLG comes from the coding sequence ATGTCAACTAGGCACATGATGGACGCGGAGATATTCGGACGGGACGTGTCGTTCGACTACTCCGAGGGATGGGTCGCCTACTCCATCCTCACGCTCCGGTTGGCGATGGGGTGGGTGCTGTTTCAGGGCGGCATCGTGAAGATACTCGACCCCTCGTGGACCGCCGCCGGGTTCCTCCTGAACGGCATCCCCGAGGGGAACCCGTTCGGCGGGTTCTGGGCGACGCTGGCGAACCAGTACATCGGCGTCATCGACCCGCTGAACGCGTGGGGACTGACGCTGACGGGACTGGCGCTGATGCTCGGCGTCGCCGTCAGGTGGTCGGCGTTCTGGGGGGCAGTGATGATGCTGTTCTACTGGGCGGCGTCGCTGACCGGCGGTCTGATGCAGGGGTTACCCGTCGCGCACGGGTGGGTCGTCGACGACCACCTCGTCTACGCCCTCCTCCTGTTCGGCCTCGGCGCGTGGGGCGCGGGTCGCATCCTCGGCGTCGACGCCTTCCTCGAACGCACCGCCCTCGTCGAGGAGAACCGCTGGCTCAGGTACCTCCTCGGGTGA
- a CDS encoding fumarylacetoacetate hydrolase family protein yields MRVARIRTAGGSVETGEYEDGVVTVDGDAYAVGYEASEDRGGTGDTAEATLVAPCEPSTFYCIGRNYAATVDQMDYEVPDEPDWFLKPPTSLLDPGADIVYPSWCDRLTYAGELAAVVDETCQDLSVGEVDGAIRGYTILNDLDAIDQPKRTARKAFDGSAPLGPWIETDVEPTDLDMTTHVGGELRQEANTGEMLFDPREVVSFLSERYTFRPGDVIAFGSPANPGDVEPGDDVGVWYEGIGTLRNRVVASE; encoded by the coding sequence ATGCGAGTAGCGCGCATCCGGACGGCCGGCGGGAGCGTCGAGACGGGCGAGTACGAGGACGGCGTCGTCACCGTCGACGGCGACGCGTACGCCGTCGGCTACGAGGCGAGCGAAGACCGCGGGGGAACAGGGGACACCGCCGAGGCGACGCTGGTGGCCCCCTGCGAACCGTCGACGTTCTACTGCATCGGCCGGAACTACGCGGCGACGGTCGACCAGATGGATTACGAGGTGCCCGACGAACCCGACTGGTTCCTCAAGCCGCCGACGTCGCTCCTCGACCCCGGCGCCGACATCGTCTACCCGTCGTGGTGCGACCGACTGACGTACGCCGGCGAGTTGGCGGCCGTCGTCGACGAGACCTGTCAGGACCTGTCGGTCGGGGAAGTCGACGGGGCGATTCGCGGCTACACGATACTGAACGACCTGGACGCCATCGACCAACCGAAGCGGACGGCCCGGAAAGCGTTCGACGGGTCCGCACCGCTCGGCCCGTGGATAGAGACGGACGTCGAACCGACCGACCTCGACATGACGACGCACGTCGGCGGCGAACTCCGGCAGGAGGCGAACACGGGCGAGATGCTGTTCGACCCCCGAGAGGTCGTCTCCTTCCTCTCCGAGCGGTACACGTTCCGCCCGGGCGACGTGATAGCGTTCGGGAGTCCGGCGAACCCCGGCGACGTGGAACCAGGCGACGACGTGGGGGTGTGGTACGAGGGAATCGGAACGCTCCGCAACAGGGTGGTCGCCTCGGAGTGA
- a CDS encoding SDR family oxidoreductase has translation MRVLLAGAHGQVGQHASQLLGESDHEAVGMVRAADQISDVEDLGIEAVHADLTEPEDVSRAVEGVDAVVFAAGSGGDDVWGVDRDGAVNLMEACESAGVDRFVMLSAMNADAPEDSPEALREYLRAKAEADERLRESDLTYTIVRPGALTNEEGTGRIRTGESIDRRDGDVPRVDVARTLLAALEEEATYGVTFEMLSGDVEIEEALTDPLNED, from the coding sequence ATGCGAGTACTTCTAGCCGGTGCTCACGGACAGGTCGGACAGCACGCGTCGCAACTTCTCGGCGAGAGCGACCACGAGGCCGTCGGGATGGTCCGCGCGGCGGACCAGATTTCCGACGTCGAGGACCTCGGCATCGAGGCGGTCCACGCGGACCTCACCGAACCCGAAGACGTCTCGCGCGCCGTCGAGGGCGTCGACGCCGTCGTCTTCGCTGCGGGGTCCGGCGGCGACGACGTCTGGGGCGTCGACCGAGACGGGGCGGTGAACCTGATGGAGGCGTGCGAGTCCGCGGGCGTCGACCGGTTCGTCATGCTCAGCGCGATGAACGCCGACGCGCCCGAGGACTCCCCGGAGGCTCTCAGGGAGTACCTCCGGGCGAAGGCCGAGGCGGACGAACGCCTCCGCGAGAGCGACCTGACGTACACTATCGTCCGGCCGGGCGCTCTCACCAACGAGGAGGGTACCGGCCGGATTCGGACGGGCGAGAGCATCGACCGGCGGGACGGCGACGTGCCCCGCGTCGACGTGGCGCGGACGCTGCTCGCCGCGTTGGAGGAGGAGGCCACCTACGGCGTCACCTTCGAGATGCTCTCCGGGGACGTGGAGATAGAAGAGGCGCTGACGGACCCGCTGAACGAGGACTGA